The following coding sequences are from one Mus pahari chromosome X, PAHARI_EIJ_v1.1, whole genome shotgun sequence window:
- the Pnma6e gene encoding paraneoplastic antigen Ma6E — protein MALAILQDWCGWMGANAQRSLLIMGIPDDCEEEEFQEAVEAALRPLGRYRVLGKVFRKEIGAKVALVEFTDNLNQSLIPQQIPNNRGSWSVIFLPPVPEVESQDTFNFPAQAHGQALEGASGGAGVSGGAGVSGAAGEVGAAGEGAVLEAGEEGSAGDEESGSDEGSAGDEGSVDGGGALGEAGAVDEDEAEAAGEARMSDEEGAAGDMGVAGIIGAVGLAGAAGEAGGLGEEGAFDVAGGAHGAGAWTQQWSQALQPILENMAYQELRHFSGMEEPGCGGQSFESWLDHANDMLYLWRHISERERRRRLVESLQGPALDLLCELLEEHPDTPAQDCLAALVQVFGNKDTVMTARLKFLTCSQRPQETLFAYVMRLEGLLQMAMKKGAIQPAMVDQARARQVLMRARPNQMLQSNLRRMRLERRPPGFVGLLRLIRETEAWEAALAENVEVQEGERVEVHGEQLDVVQAALVTVGVAEPAPAVREAFPASEDAGQAAAAVQQAGGAAPDGDGATKADPDSGEAKAFSVTQRDENVSASAGSGQAGPTESLSGLESMAHAGEQEEQHVTEGLKEESENENGAWESSHPKPFLGK, from the exons ATGGCACTGGCAATTCTGCAGGATtggtgtgggtggatgggtgccAACGCCCAGCGCTCACTGCTTATCATGGGCATCCCTGATGACTGTGAAGAAGAAGAATTTCAGGAGGCAGTGGAGGCTGCCCTCAGGCCCCTGGGCAGGTACCGAGTGCTTGGCAAGGTCTTCAGAAAGGAGATTGGAGCAAAGGTCGCTTTGGTTGAATTCACTGACAATTTAAACCAAAGTTTGATCCCCCAACAAATACCAAATAATAGGGGGTCCTGGagtgtgatcttcctgcctccggtCCCTGAAGTCGAGTCACAGGATACATTCAATTTCCCTGCACAGGCTCATGGGCAAGCTTTGGAAGGGGCTTCAGGTGGGGCAGGGGTTTCAGGTGGGGCAGGGGTCTCAG GAGCTGCAGGTGAGGTGGGAGCTGCAGGAGAGGGGGCAGTTTTAGAGGCAGGTGAAGAGGGGTCTGCAGGGGATGAGGAGTCTGGGAGTGACGAGGGGTCTGCAGGGGATGAAGGATCTGTGGATGGTGGAGGAGCTCTGGGTGAAGCAGGAGCTGTAGATGAGGATGAGGCAGAAGCTGCAGGTGAAGCAAGAATGTCAGATGAGGAGGGAGCTGCAGGGGACATGGGAGTTGCAGGGATCATAGGAGCTGTAGGGTTGGCAGGAGCTGCAGGCGAGGCAGGAGGTTTGGGTGAGGAAGGGGCCTTTGATGTGGCAGGAGGGGCACATGGGGCTGGAGCCTGGACCCAGCAGTGGAGCCAAGCCCTGCAGCCCATCCTGGAAAACATGGCCTACCAGGAGCTGAGACACTTCTCTGGGATGGAAGAGCCTGGCTGTGGGGGTCAGTCTTTTGAGAGCTGGCTGGACCATGCCAATGACATGCTATACCTGTGGCGTCACATATccgagagggagaggaggaggcggCTGGTGGAGAGCTTGCAGGGACCTGCCCTGGATCTCCTGTGTGagcttctggaagagcatccagacACGCCTGCTCAGGACTGCCTGGCTGCACTGGTGCAGGTGTTTGGCAACAAGGATACAGTGATGACAGCGCGGCTCAAGTTCCTGACTTGCTCCCAGCGACCTCAGGAGACCCTGTTTGCCTATGTGATGCGCCTGGAAGGTCTGTTGCAGATGGCCATGAAGAAGGGGGCCATCCAGCCTGCAATGGTGGATCAGGCGAGGGCCCGGCAGGTGCTGATGCGGGCCCGGCCCAACCAGATGCTGCAGAGCAACCTGAGAAGGATGAGGCTGGAGAGGCGGCCACCTGGCTTTGTGGGGCTGCTCAGACTCATtagggagactgaggcatggGAGGCAGCTCTGGCTGAAAATGTGGAGGTCCAGGAGGGGGAAAGAGTGGAAGTACATGGTGAGCAGTTGGATGTGGTCCAGGCTGCCCTTGTCACTGTTGGGGTTGCTGAGCCTGCCCCTGCTGTTAGAGAGGCCTTCCCAGCCAGTGAAGATGCTggccaggctgctgctgctgttcagcAAGCTGGTGGTGCTGCTCCTGATGGTGATGGTGCCACAAAGGCAGACCCTGATTCTGGTGAGGCCAAGGCCTTCTCTGTCACCCAGAGAGATGAAAATGTGTCAGCCTCTGCTGGCTCAGGCCAGGCAGGGCCCACTGAGAGCCTAAGTGGGCTTGAGAGCATGGCTCATGCTGGAGAGCAAGAAGAGCAGCATGTAACAGAGGGGCTGAAGGAAGAGTCAGAAAATGAGAATGGGGCATGGGAGTCTAGTCACCCCAAGCCCTTCCTTGGCAAATAG